The Arachis ipaensis cultivar K30076 chromosome B03, Araip1.1, whole genome shotgun sequence region ACTCTTGAATTGATTTCTGTTAATCACGTGTTAATTTAATATACTAACTTGTTGTGATTTAGATTTCTTGTTTAGATTTTATGTGATTAAAATTTAGTAGAACATTCAAATATTTGATTCCTCTTTTTAAaactctaaattttttaaattaaatttgttattattgTCTTTATGAAAATGTTAAAGAGACAGACAAACTTATACAAAATCTAATAAATTTCAGTGACATTAAATAAATTTTAGCATATTAACATATAAAATCAACACGTTATacatacaaattaaaaaattaattattattataaattttaatttttaaattgagTTAAttgtaattttaataattaatttgaatGGAGTCAAATTAAATATTAGTTCCATGACAAAGATTTCAATATAATTAGACAAATATCTCAAATGAATTAATTAGATTCATTTTAATctatattaatataaaattaattaactaaaataaGTTAAAATATTCATTTAATTATAGTAAAATCTTACAGCAATTAAACAAAAAGTAATTTGTAAAGTGATCAACAATTTGAACCTAGACAGCGGTGTATAAATAGAAAAGCGAGACGAAATAGATCCTTCGCGATCCCAAAGCAAGAAAGAAGCAAGCAGACGGCAGCAGCAGCCATGGGTACCCTGAGCCTCTGGGCGGTGCTATGCGAATCCAAGAGAATCATAAACGCCCACTCTCGCCACTTTTTAGCCCTCTCCGTCATCTTCctcctccctctctctttctctctcatcgtCTCCCNNNNNNNNNNNNNNNNNNNNNNNNNNNNNNNNNNNNNNNNNNNNNNNNNNNNNNNNNNNNNNNNNNNNNNNNNNNNNNNNNNNNNNNNNNNNNNNNNNNNNNNNNNNNNNNNNNNNNNNNNNNNNNNNNNNNNNNNNNNNNNNNNTCCTCACCATCCTCCTCGTCAACCTCCGCGTCTCATGGACCCTCGCCCCCGTCATCGCCGTCGCCGAATCCTCTTACGCCCTCCGCCCCCTCCGCCGTAGCGCCGCCCTCGTCAGAACCATGAAACCCCTCGCCGCCTCCACCATCCTCTTCTTCGGCCTCCTCGAGGGACTCTTGCTATGGAGCAGCTCCGTGCTCGTCACCAGCGGCGGCGTTGGCGCCTGGTGGAAGGACTGGGCCGTTGTGTTACAGATCGTGCTGACGTCAACGACTCTGATGGTGCTGATGCTTTACCACACGGCCGCAGACACCGTGCTGTACATGTACTGCAAGGCGGTGCACGGCGAGCTGGCGGTGGAGATCGCGGAGGAGTTCGCCAGGGAGTATGTTAGCCTCCCTTTCGATGAAGAGAAAGTACCTCATGTCGTCTCTGTTGTTCCTCGTGTTTCAGTTTAAATCACGTTTTGGTTTCGATGGCAACGAGGTTAGTTTGTAACATAACGACGCTATCATCATCACTATCTCTATGATCATGATATAGGGTTGAATTAATACTTACTAGCAATGACTTGCTTAAATGCTTATTATGAAATGTTATAGACTTTTGTGTATACTGTAAATTATTGAATGATTTGATATTTAGTTGTTCGTGTTGGAAATTGAAAGGAGAAAACAAAAATCTGAATCTTGTGGATACCAATCAATAGTTTTGTGAAATAAATTGCATGTCTTTGTTTCCTTTTTCGAATTAATACGAATACGATGATGCTGCTTCAATGGCTGAACCTGCGCGGTAACGCGTATCTTACGAGTGAATCTTCGAGTTGAGGGAGCCCAAAAGTAAGTAGCCCAAGCTTTAGAAGCGTTGAATCACCTATTTTTGCGACTTCCATTGATTTTTCTGTTATTGCTGTAGTAACTATTTATGTATTTGTAATTTTGTATTACGAAAAATGCTCGAAGTTATAAATTTGGTCAGAATTTGATGTGTAAACTAAAAACAATGCGTCGGCAATGAGCTATATCTTCTCATATTCGCATATAAATAGCGAGATAAGTCTCACTCtttactttagaaaaaaaaaactaaaaagaatgcGTCTTGATGAATAACGATTCGTTATTGGATATTGCACGCGCTAATTTGATTTAATATTTGTCAAATAAAGTAGATTTGGCCTGTAATTAATTACTTGTCTTCTGTGAATTCGAAAGGACTGTATATGAAATAGAATTATTGCAAGTTGATTTGTTATTCCCCTTTTCAAATGCTCGCAAAAATTCAGGAGAAatacataaaataaattttaacgaAAAAAGCAGAGTCAACAAATAAATATCCCTTTGTTTTGAGAGAAATCAAAGATGAGAGATACATCTCTAAATCATGAACACGATATTGAAGAGTCTAAGGACAATTGGTCATAACTCCTAAATCTAATACGAATATAGCCAGCTGAACTCTTGATAAATGCAACCTATTTGGCATTCTGCATTGTTTAGacacaaaaaaatgaaaaatgcacaaaaacaaagcaaagaaaagcAGAGCACAAAACAAAGCATAAATAAAAATGCACTAGGATGCTAAACCTCACCAGTTACCGTTGTTAACCTACAACTTTGTACATTGGTTCCAAAAATATCTCCATCACGCTTGAATGCTTGATCCTCCCTCCAAAACTCAATAGAGGACATCATCTTAACATCAACAAGGTTCACAGCTAAGGAATGCTTAAGAAAATCCTATAGCTCACAAATCAAGGAATCAACAATTCCCCAACATAAGTCAAAATCAGatattgttagaattttctgCTATAAACCACGTTGGACGAAGATTTGTGCCTAAAAGCTCTCTCATCTTGATCAGGGTTGAAAAGAAGATTAGTCCAATTTGTGGATCTCTCAACAATTCTACTAGGAAGTTGATCGCTATCTTCCCCGCCTGAGGCTTCATACCCGTCGCTAGTTGACCTTGACAGTGGAATTCCGTTCAAATTTGCAACACTGCCACCAGCAGCCGAAGGACCAGCAAGCTGTCTAGCCTCTTCGATTCTTGACGAAGACACCCGGAAAGGGTGGATATCGGGAGACTCTATACTGCTTTCAGAAGAAGTCACAACATTCGCAGCTGAGCTGGAAGGAAACCCTGCTTGCTGGCAGCGCGCCGTTTGTTGTCGATTCTGGGGACTTGTCGACCCCGGCTACCAAAACTgctctctggctctagtctgaaAGCATCATTGTGTCTCACCACAGGCTTCAGAATTTTGGACCTTTTTCTTGCTTCAGCAGCAGCCTTGGAAACCTCTTCTGCATTTAATCGCGCCAATGTCCAAGGACTAATTTTGACTGCTCCAGGATTCTTTCTCTTAGATGGTTCTTCTCTAATACTCTTCTTTCCAAGTGAGCTTACGGAACCGGTTTCTGGTGGGATTACGTCAAACTGCAGCCAATGAAAGCAACATATGGTGCCATATAAGAAAATGGAACACAAAAGCACCAGGGATGTCATGTCTGACAAAGAAAGCACATTAATACCAAAAGcaagttgaatttttttttaaaaaaatgttacctGATCTTCAACGAACAGGCGTGGTGGTGTGCACCACGAACCACGCTGGAACGTAGTGAAGGAGCTCGCACTGCTGAATCCAGTAAGTGAGCTGACAGTTGACATTTGAGGACTTTGTTGACCACCAACTCCTTGCTGCTCCTGCTCTTGCTCCCTCAGAGCTATGATGTAATCATAAGTGCTGATTCCCTGAGTAACTCAGCAATAACCATAACATTTGGCACCAAAAACGTACACTTAATGAGAATTACTAGAAAGATGAACTTGCAGAGGATTCAGAAAAGGGTACAcaaatatcagaatattttcaATTGGCCTCCATCATTTTctctttgctttcttttttccTCTTAATGCCTAATGTTTTACAAATGAAATAAAACATTGCACCAGATTAATGATGTAGCAAGCAACTGCCAAGTTACCTTTTCAACAAGGAGGATGTGAAAGAAGAAAAGCTGTGCAACAGGCAAGGTAGCAATCATAGCCAGAATGGTGCAAACAGACtgaaaacaaaagaaatgaaATATATTCCGATTTCCGAACACGTAATAAAATAATATGTTATAGCAGTATAGTAGCCATGTACTAAGATAAGAGAAAGACAAGGCAGAATGCTTACCACCACAATGACAAAGGGAACAATAGAGAAACTACTTCCCAACTTGGAGGAGATGTCAGCAGAAAATTGCTTTCTCTCAACAAAACCATAGATAAGCACAAATATCCCAGTCAACCATTGAAGAATAAGCTGCAATCTCAAGCCCAAGATTTAAAAAACCATGTATAGACCTTTTAGTAGTTaatctaaatttaaattaaataggaAATAAAAATGAATACTGGTGTTGCTCTTTAGTAGTTTGGCGCTTGGAAGGGAAATCAGAGAATCATGGAAAAGACACACAATATTTTGGGTAATACATGGGCCTGTTtagtttctctttttttttatgataaaaaaggGATTTTATAActttacaacaacaacaaagccttatcccACTAGATAGAGTCGGCTACA contains the following coding sequences:
- the LOC107631848 gene encoding uncharacterized protein LOC107631848 (The sequence of the model RefSeq protein was modified relative to this genomic sequence to represent the inferred CDS: added 414 bases not found in genome assembly) — protein: MGTLSLWAVLCESKRIINAHSRHFLALSVIFLLPLSFSLIVSPTLLLLFDPSPAKSTSSRLHVLLRLTTTTSSHHTHHQPHPQLTLTSLLFPLCFSIFLFLTSIGALSSITHSVLHGFFGRPVKLHSALLSILSSFLPLLSTHFFSHLLLLLPLLPLLFIPPPSSSSPLIQTILYFFLLILLTILLVNLRVSWTLAPVIAVAESSYALRPLRRSAALVRTMKPLAASTILFFGLLEGLLLWSSSVLVTSGGVGAWWKDWAVVLQIVLTSTTLMVLMLYHTAADTVLYMYCKAVHGELAVEIAEEFAREYVSLPFDEEKVPHVVSVVPRVSV
- the LOC107631849 gene encoding LOW QUALITY PROTEIN: probable protein S-acyltransferase 22 (The sequence of the model RefSeq protein was modified relative to this genomic sequence to represent the inferred CDS: inserted 1 base in 1 codon), yielding MRKHGWQLPYHPLQVVAIAVYLSLGFAFYVFFAPFVGKKMYQYAVMGLYTPLITCVFGLYIWCAATDPADPGVFKSKKYLKIPYSEKHSEPKNSKLGGESTSSIHGANASTVGAMSVDKEAPGTEGTMKDASDSVEKKNASSCLLLVCSPCAYVCSCSSSSKESCDKQISEDGMFYCSLCEVEVFKYSKHCRVCDKCVDHFDHHCRWLNNCIGKRNYRQFFALMVVAILLLILQWLTGIFVLIYGFVERKQFSADISSKLGSSFSIVPFVIVVSVCTILAMIATLPVAQLFFFHILLVEKGISTYDYIIALREQEQEQQGVGGQQSPQMSTVSSLTGFSSASSFTTFQRGSWCTPPRLFVEDQFDVIPPETGSVSSLGKKSIREEPSKRKNPGAVKISPWTLARLNAEEVSKAAAEARKRSKILKPVVRHNDAFRLEPESSFGSRGRQVPRIDNKRRAASKQGFLPAQLXNVVTSSESSIESPDIHPFRVSSSRIEEARQLAGPSAAGGSVANLNGIPLSRSTSDGYEASGGEDSDQLPSRIVERSTNWTNLLFNPDQDERAFRHKSSSNVVYSRKF